The Helianthus annuus cultivar XRQ/B chromosome 16, HanXRQr2.0-SUNRISE, whole genome shotgun sequence genome includes a window with the following:
- the LOC110917443 gene encoding SUMO-activating enzyme subunit 2, translated as MASVQQLSAIKDAKVLMVGAGGIGCELLKTLALSGFQDIHIIDMDTIEVSNLNRQFLFRQSHVGQSKAKVARDAVLRFRPKINIKSYHANVKDSNFNVDFFKQFSVVLNGLDNLDARRHVNRLCLAADVPLVESGTTGFLGQVTVHIKGKTECYECQPKPAPKTYPVCTITSTPSKFVHCIVWAKDLLFAKLFGDKNQDNDLNVRSNDTATSSEHSEDIFEPRKDEDIQQYANRIYDHVFGHNIQTALSNEETWKNRNKPRPIYVKDVLSDEPIQQNGNVDKLLANDNLSSLSAMAYLGLKNPQDIWSLKENSRVFFAALKLFFSKRQKEIGNLTFDKDDPLAVEFVTAAANIRAASFNIPLHSLFEAKGIAGNIVHAVATTNAIIAGLIVIEAIKVLQNDAKNCRMTYCLQHPSRKMLLMPVEPFEPNKSCYVCSETPLLLEVNTNRAKLRDLVEKVVTSKLGMSLPLIAHGSGLLYEVGDDLGKDEVANYEANLEKVLSELPYAITGGTIITVEDLQQELVCNINIKHREEFDEEKEPDGMVLHGWTPAPAAENNKEATDNNGASTSSTSKPASADVMEADDELSIVEPGVETLPAGGKKRKLSDVPNSEAPIDEKRAKKIPEKNDGDDVIVMLDDGNDDDITAS; from the exons ATGGCCTCCGTACAGCAGTTATCTGCAATTAAG GATGCCAAAGTGCTTATGGTCGGTGCTGGTGGTATCGGTTGCGAGCTtctcaaaaccctagctcttTCAGGTTTTCAGGATATTCATATC ATTGATATGGACACAATAGAAGTGAGCAACCTAAATAGGCAATTCTTATTTCGCCAATCACATGTGGGTCAATCCAAGGCAAAA GTAGCTCGTGATGCTGTGCTAAGATTTAGGCCTAAGATTAACATTAAATCTTATCATGCTAATGTCAAAGACTCCAACTTCAATGTTGACTTCTTCAAGCAATTCAGTGTAGTTCTAAACGGGCTTGACAACTTAGATGCTAGACGTCATGTGAACCGCCTCTGCTTGGCGGCTGATGTTCCTCTGGTGGAAAGTGGTACTACTGGCTTTTTGGGTCAG GTGACTGTGCACATTAAGGGTAAGACAGAGTGCTATGAATGCCAACCTAAACCAGCTCCAAAGACATATCCTGTGTGTACTATTACGAGTACTCCATCAAAG TTTGTTCATTGTATTGTATGGGCAAAAGACCTGCTATTTGCAAAGCTTTTTGGAGATAAAAACCAAGATAACGATCTCAACGTGCGTTCTAACGACACTGCCACCTCATCAGAACATTCAGAAGATATTTTCGAACCTAGAAAAGATGAAGACATCCAACAGTACGCAAACAGAATTTACGATCATGTTTTTGGTCACAATATTCAAACCGCCTTGTCCAATGAGGAAACATGGAAAAACCGCAACAAACCTAGGCCTATCTATGTTAAGGATGTTTTGTCTGATGAACCAATTCAACAGAACGGAAATGTAGACAAATTGTTGGCGAATGATAATTTATCTTCGTTGTCTGCAATGGCGTATTTGGGTTTGAAGAATCCGCAAGATATTTGGAGCCTTAAGGAGAATTCTAGGGTTTTCTTTGCTGCACTGAAGTTGTTCTTTTCCAAGAGGCAGAAG GAGATTGGGAACTTGACCTTTGACAAGGATGACCCGCTAGCTGTAGAATTTGTGACTGCTGCTGCAAACATTCGAGCAGCTTCGTTTAACATTCCCTTGCATAGTCTTTTTGAAGCTAAGGGTATTGCTGGAAATATAGTTCATGCAGTTGCGACGACAAATGCTATTATTGCAGGATTGATTGTCATAGAAGCAATCAAGGTGCTGCAAAATGATGCAAAGAATTGTCG AATGACGTATTGTCTTCAGCATCCATCAAGGAAGATGCTTCTTATGCCTGTAGAGCCGTTTGAGCCGAATAAATCCTGCTATGTTTGTTCTGAG ACACCATTATTGCTTGAAGTGAATACCAACCGTGCAAAGCTGAGGGATCTGGTGGAGAAAGTTGTTACGTCAAAACTTGGTATGAGTTTGCCTTTAATCGCTCACGGGTCAGGTCTTCTTTATGAAGTTGGTGATGATTTGGGAAAAGATGAAGTCGCTAATTACGAAGCAAATCTTGAAAAG GTGTTATCTGAGCTTCCATATGCAATCACCGGGGGGACAATTATTACCGTTGAGGATCTTCAACAAGAGCTAGTATGCAACATCAATATCAAGCACAG GGAAGAATTTGATGAAGAAAAGGAACCCGACGGTATGGTTCTTCACGGATGGACACCGGCTCCTGCAGCGGAAAACAATAAGGAAGCTACCGACAATAATGGTGCCAGCACATCATCGACATCCAAGCCAGCATCTGCTGATGTCATGGAAGCCGATGATGAGCTGTCAATAGTAGAACCAGGAGTTGAAACACTTCCTGCAGGTGGAAAGAAAAGAAAACTGTCTGATGTCCCGAATTCCGAAGCGCCAATTGATGAAAAACGGGCTAAAAAAATACCTGAGAAAAACGATGGTGATGATGTCATCGTTATGCTTGATGACGGGAATGATGATGACATCACTGCCAGTTAA
- the LOC110915129 gene encoding uncharacterized protein LOC110915129, translating into MGSACCVAARDRTITDRSSNDIVTRNDRYSPSWSFRWDNRGRVAGEESSVNDRLDNKSHTTVETAYATEGSPLDSSRSLRWQKSPPSEEIGLPQLDMLHSKNLHEMKDSRGTQTPVALELSPTNMLTPTHSISSLSASPLSSSQSQLMPMSSLTPSRWARRSPGHHHLLRQISDSRIRGMMSPNFSISEDGSGSPFMHHPGLTNKSNVGSHGGSSDGWSNRDRWSFDSDRVSRSSVRVSSSPTVEIMTCAICSKLLTERSSWSSHKLMATNGLPVVSVLICGHVYHAECLENMTSEINKYDPACPVCTLGEKKVIKLSGEMDFKGKIGKKLSRRVVDGGNSVIFNQFANGRGPVMGSSSSMKSSTSTGKPFLRRHFSFGYKPNRSFSDNGFRKKRFFWSKSSKE; encoded by the exons ATGGGGTCCGCTTGTTGTGTTGCTGCTAGAGATAGAACTATAACGGATCGATCTAGTAATGATATTGTTACAAGAAATGATCGGTATTCGCCATCATGGAGCTTTAGGTGGGATAACCGGGGGCGTGTTGCAGGTGAAGAGTCGTCCGTTAACGACAGGTTGGACAATAAATCTCATACAACTGTAGAAACCGCTTATGCAACAGAAGGTAGTCCGTTGGACAGTTCTAGAAGTCTGAGGTGGCAAAAGTCACCACCTTCTGAAGAAATTGGGCTTCCCCAGTTAG ATATGTTGCATTCCAAGAATCTTCATGAG ATGAAAGATTCAAGGGGAACGCAAACTCCAGTAGCTTTGGAGCTATCTCCAACCAACATGCTAACCCCGACACATTCAATTTCATCCTTGTCAGCATCTCCTTTATCTTCTTCCCAAAGTCAACTCATGCCGATGTCGAGTTTGACTCCGTCAAGATGGGCCCGCCGTTCGCCAGGTCACCACCATCTACTCCGTCAAATATCCGATAGCCGAATTCGAGGCATGATGTCACCAAACTTTTCAATATCTGAAGATGGTTCAGGTTCTCCTTTCATGCACCATCCCGGGTTGACCAATAAGTCAAACGTCGGGTCCCACGGTGGGTCGTCAGACGGTTGGTCAAATAGAGATAGATGGTCTTTTGACAGTGATAGAGTTAGCCGTTCTAGTGTCAGGGTTTCATCCTCTCCGACGGTTGAGATCATGACATGTGCCATCTGCTCCAAGCTGTTGACCGAACGGTCATCTTGGAGCAGCCATAAACTCATGGCTACTAACGGGCTTCCGGTTGTTTCGGTTCTGATATGCGGGCACGTTTATCACGCAGAGTGTTTGGAAAATATGACGTCCGAGATCAATAAGTATGACCCAGCATGTCCAGTTTGTACTTTGGGAGAAAAAAAGGTTATTAAGTTGTCGGGTGAAATGGATTTCAAGGGTAAAATCGGAAAGAAGTTAAGTCGTcgggtggtggatggtggtaaTTCGGTTATTTTTAATCAGTTTGCAAATGGAAGGGGTCCCGTGATGGGGTCAAGTTCCAGCATGAAAAGCTCGACAAGTACGGGAAAACCGTTTTTAAGGAGACATTTTTCGTTTGGCTACAAACCGAATAGATCTTTTTCTGACAACGGTTTTAGAAAAAAGAGATTTTTCTGGTCGAAATCAAGCAAGGAGTGA